One window of the Allorhizobium ampelinum S4 genome contains the following:
- a CDS encoding outer membrane protein → MRTLVMILLASSAGLSLVTGAHAADAVMSVPEAPAAVDMPAPVSNWAGAYVGGAGTYTMGRSHGSKFSARAFGGQVYGGYNMQNDKIVYGGEADIGYDGNGSRSGAGLNGKQGVNGSIRGRVGYDLNPFMVYGTAGVAAADTKISGAGGSDSKAALGYTVGAGVEAMVTNNITTRVEYRYTDYQNKDYNIGGSKVSRGFDDQSVKVGIGMKF, encoded by the coding sequence ATGCGTACTCTCGTTATGATTTTGCTGGCATCGTCTGCTGGTCTTTCCCTCGTCACCGGCGCTCACGCTGCCGATGCCGTCATGTCGGTGCCGGAAGCACCCGCAGCCGTCGATATGCCGGCTCCGGTCAGCAACTGGGCCGGTGCTTATGTCGGCGGTGCAGGCACCTATACAATGGGTCGTTCGCACGGCAGCAAGTTTAGCGCCCGTGCCTTCGGCGGCCAGGTCTATGGCGGCTACAACATGCAGAACGACAAGATCGTTTACGGTGGTGAAGCTGACATCGGTTATGACGGCAATGGTAGCCGCTCCGGCGCTGGCCTGAATGGCAAGCAGGGCGTAAACGGCTCTATTCGTGGCCGCGTCGGCTACGACCTCAACCCATTCATGGTTTACGGCACAGCCGGTGTGGCTGCGGCTGACACCAAGATTTCCGGTGCTGGCGGTTCTGACAGCAAGGCCGCTCTCGGCTACACGGTCGGTGCAGGCGTTGAAGCCATGGTGACCAACAACATCACCACTCGTGTGGAATACCGCTACACCGATTACCAGAACAAGGACTACAACATCGGTGGTTCCAAGGTATCGCGCGGCTTTGACGACCAGAGCGTCAAGGTTGGTATCGGCATGAAGTTCTGA
- a CDS encoding glutathione S-transferase family protein yields the protein MKLLYAPASPYSSKVRMAARATGITLEEIKVDTNANPPELIDNNPLGKIPTLITDEGQSIYDSRAIMQYLNRISDGGLYPKKDEKRTEAEVLEALCDGITDCLLAIVYEKRLHPPEKIHQPYIDRQWEKVTRGLDYLETHMPKMGKKLNGGHFSMAGLLGYLMLRFPGEWENGHVALTEWPVLFAKKFDGYQLLRPQA from the coding sequence ATGAAGCTGCTTTATGCTCCCGCCTCGCCCTATTCCTCCAAGGTCCGGATGGCCGCCCGCGCCACCGGCATTACCCTTGAGGAAATCAAGGTCGATACCAATGCCAACCCGCCTGAATTGATTGACAACAATCCGCTGGGCAAGATCCCGACCCTGATTACCGATGAAGGCCAGTCGATTTACGATAGCCGCGCCATCATGCAGTACCTGAACCGTATCTCTGACGGTGGCCTCTATCCGAAAAAGGACGAAAAGCGCACCGAGGCCGAGGTGCTGGAAGCGCTCTGCGATGGCATCACCGATTGCCTTCTGGCGATCGTCTATGAGAAGCGCCTGCATCCGCCGGAAAAGATCCACCAGCCCTATATCGACCGGCAATGGGAAAAGGTCACACGCGGCCTGGACTATCTCGAAACCCATATGCCGAAGATGGGCAAGAAGCTGAACGGCGGCCATTTTTCCATGGCGGGCCTGCTCGGCTACCTGATGCTGCGCTTTCCCGGCGAATGGGAAAATGGTCATGTGGCGCTGACCGAATGGCCGGTGCTGTTTGCCAAGAAATTCGATGGGTATCAGTTGCTGCGACCGCAGGCCTGA
- a CDS encoding 23S rRNA (adenine(2030)-N(6))-methyltransferase RlmJ, translating into MNYRHIYHAGNFADVLKHAVLARLVIYLQQKDKAFRVLDTHAGIGLYDLSSDESQKTGEWLGGIGKLLDAELTPAATDVLKPYLDVVRALNPQGGLTRYPGSPKLARDLFRPQDRLSAMELHPDDCRTLSRLFEGDYQARITELDGWLALGAHLPPKEKRGIVLVDPPFELDGEYERLVDGLARAYRRFSAGVYCLWYPIKKGAPIAAFHEALKETGIPKMLCAELSVKSDRDLTGLSGSGLIIVNPPFTLKDELHALLPELKRVLAQDRYASQRCFWLRGEE; encoded by the coding sequence ATGAATTACCGCCACATCTACCACGCAGGCAATTTCGCGGACGTGCTGAAGCATGCCGTGCTGGCGCGGCTGGTCATTTATCTCCAGCAGAAGGACAAGGCATTCCGGGTGCTGGATACCCATGCTGGCATCGGTCTTTACGACCTATCCTCCGACGAATCGCAAAAAACCGGCGAATGGCTAGGCGGAATTGGCAAATTGCTGGACGCCGAACTGACACCGGCAGCGACCGATGTGCTGAAGCCCTATCTCGATGTCGTGCGGGCACTGAACCCGCAGGGCGGCCTGACCCGCTATCCCGGCTCGCCGAAGCTGGCGCGCGACCTGTTTCGCCCGCAGGACCGTTTGTCGGCGATGGAGCTGCATCCGGACGATTGCCGCACACTTTCCCGGCTGTTCGAAGGCGATTACCAGGCGCGGATCACCGAACTGGATGGCTGGCTGGCGCTGGGCGCTCATCTGCCACCCAAGGAAAAACGCGGCATCGTGCTGGTTGATCCGCCCTTCGAGCTGGACGGTGAATATGAGCGGCTGGTCGATGGATTGGCGCGGGCCTATCGCCGGTTTTCTGCCGGGGTCTATTGTCTCTGGTATCCCATCAAGAAGGGCGCGCCGATTGCCGCTTTTCACGAGGCCTTGAAAGAGACGGGCATCCCCAAGATGCTCTGCGCGGAACTGTCGGTGAAAAGCGACCGCGATTTGACCGGCCTGTCTGGTTCAGGCCTGATCATCGTCAATCCGCCCTTCACCCTCAAGGATGAACTGCATGCGCTGCTGCCCGAATTGAAGCGGGTGCTGGCGCAAGACCGCTACGCTTCGCAGCGCTGCTTCTGGCTGCGCGGCGAAGAGTAA